The Planococcus liqunii genome includes a region encoding these proteins:
- a CDS encoding glycine betaine uptake BCCT transporter — MKKASKVFYITFALVILTVAFGVIAPQSFEKATGSIRSFIDTSFGWYYLMLMAIILILTFVIIISPYGKIRLGKDADRPEFSTISWISMLFSAGMGIGLVFYGASEPLSHFAVQPATTEPGTDEAFKESLQRTYYHWGIHVWAMYGIIALSLAFFQFRKGEPALISSTLKPIFGKKMEGPLGTLVDVLAVFATVFGVATSLGFGAAQINGGLAYLFGVPQESWVQFIIIAAVTVLFIMSAWSGLNKGIKYLSNTNMVLAIILLILVIILGPTLLIMNMFTETFGIYIQNLISLSFQSAPLNAENRSWLNMWTIFYWAWWISWAPFVSMFIARISKGRTIREFLIGVVLTPTIFGAFWFSVFGTTAIDIQKSGIDLTAFPTEQTLFAMFSEMPLGFVMSLFAILLVSTFFITSADSATFVLGMQSTNGSLLPSNQIKILWGIAQSLVAAILLSVGGLTAVQNTIIVAALPFSFVMILMIISLFKALDAEVKLVKTTKK; from the coding sequence ATGAAAAAAGCTTCGAAAGTATTTTACATCACGTTTGCCCTAGTCATTTTGACCGTCGCATTTGGCGTCATTGCTCCGCAAAGCTTCGAAAAAGCAACCGGCAGCATCCGCAGCTTCATCGATACAAGCTTCGGCTGGTATTACTTGATGCTCATGGCGATCATTTTAATTTTGACCTTTGTTATCATCATCAGCCCTTACGGAAAAATCCGACTTGGAAAAGATGCGGACCGCCCGGAATTCTCGACCATTTCCTGGATTTCCATGTTATTTTCAGCCGGTATGGGAATCGGACTGGTGTTTTACGGTGCCTCTGAACCGTTGAGCCATTTCGCGGTGCAGCCCGCAACAACCGAACCGGGAACCGACGAGGCGTTTAAAGAATCTCTCCAACGGACTTATTATCACTGGGGAATCCATGTTTGGGCCATGTATGGAATCATCGCCCTATCGCTTGCCTTTTTCCAATTCCGCAAGGGAGAACCTGCGTTAATTTCATCAACATTGAAGCCGATTTTCGGAAAGAAAATGGAAGGGCCTTTAGGAACGCTTGTTGACGTGCTGGCGGTGTTCGCTACAGTCTTCGGCGTGGCAACTTCACTCGGCTTCGGCGCTGCTCAAATTAACGGCGGTCTGGCCTACCTGTTCGGCGTGCCGCAGGAATCATGGGTCCAGTTCATTATCATCGCGGCTGTGACCGTGCTGTTCATCATGTCCGCCTGGTCCGGATTGAACAAAGGCATCAAGTATTTGTCCAATACCAATATGGTGCTTGCAATTATTCTGCTGATATTGGTCATTATCCTTGGGCCGACCTTGCTGATTATGAACATGTTTACTGAAACATTCGGGATTTACATTCAAAACCTGATTTCCCTAAGTTTCCAATCGGCTCCGCTCAATGCGGAAAACCGCTCTTGGCTGAACATGTGGACCATCTTTTACTGGGCCTGGTGGATCTCTTGGGCTCCATTCGTCAGCATGTTCATCGCCCGTATTTCCAAAGGCCGCACCATCCGTGAATTCCTGATTGGCGTCGTCCTGACGCCGACGATTTTCGGCGCTTTCTGGTTCTCGGTGTTCGGCACGACGGCGATTGATATCCAAAAAAGCGGCATCGATTTGACGGCATTCCCGACTGAGCAAACTTTGTTTGCGATGTTCAGCGAAATGCCGCTCGGCTTTGTCATGTCACTCTTCGCGATTTTGTTGGTCAGTACGTTCTTTATTACATCCGCTGATTCTGCAACTTTCGTTCTTGGCATGCAATCGACAAACGGATCACTCCTGCCAAGCAATCAGATCAAGATTCTTTGGGGAATTGCACAGTCGCTGGTTGCTGCCATTCTCTTGTCTGTCGGCGGATTGACGGCTGTCCAAAATACCATCATCGTTGCCGCCTTGCCTTTTTCGTTTGTTATGATCTTAATGATCATTTCCTTATTCAAGGCGTTGGATGCAGAAGTAAAGTTAGTGAAAACCACTAAAAAATAA
- a CDS encoding DUF1273 domain-containing protein, with amino-acid sequence MLKRLVITGYKQHELGIFDDKHPGVRFIKKALENRLRVLLDEGLEWVILSGQLGVETWAAEVVLDLQEEFPQLKYAVLTPFLEQEKKWNEAKQEKYQMILEQADFHRSLTNRPYEAPWQFIEKNKFFLRNSDGMLIIYDEETEGSPKFTKREADLYAEKNDYQVLTITADDLRVVAEEEQLNDWEQ; translated from the coding sequence ATGTTAAAACGATTGGTTATTACAGGATATAAACAACATGAACTGGGAATATTCGATGATAAGCATCCAGGTGTCCGATTTATCAAAAAAGCACTTGAAAACCGTCTGCGCGTTTTGCTCGACGAAGGATTGGAATGGGTCATCCTCAGCGGCCAGCTTGGTGTCGAGACCTGGGCTGCAGAAGTGGTGCTGGATTTGCAGGAGGAATTTCCGCAATTGAAATATGCTGTGCTGACCCCTTTCCTCGAACAGGAGAAGAAATGGAACGAAGCCAAGCAGGAAAAGTATCAAATGATTTTAGAACAGGCCGATTTTCACCGCAGTTTAACCAACCGGCCTTACGAAGCCCCTTGGCAGTTTATCGAGAAGAATAAATTCTTCCTGCGCAATTCCGACGGCATGCTCATCATATACGATGAAGAAACAGAAGGTTCGCCTAAATTCACGAAACGGGAAGCCGACCTTTATGCCGAAAAGAATGATTATCAAGTGTTAACCATTACAGCCGATGATTTGCGGGTCGTGGCGGAAGAAGAACAGCTGAATGATTGGGAACAGTAA
- a CDS encoding threonine/serine dehydratase: protein MVNLDEVKTAQQQISGLIHRTPILTSALLNERTGNEIYLKAEHLQKTGSFKIRGAANAVKQAIDDGAQFITAASSGNHGQAVAYIADQLGVPATIVVPEDANRAKVAAIEAYNGNIVYCGLTSADRIPKAQQLAEEQGGIYIPPYDHPFVIAGQGTIGLELLDQVPDIDIIVVPVGGGGLISGILTAVKETNPAIRVVGVEPETANDTYLSLANKQITAISGTTTIADGLRTSQPGQLTFPILQEFLDDLVLVTEDEIKEAFQFTLERTKQLIEPSSATGIAAVLSKKLEVEKNKIAVILSGGNVDLKQLDRFLPE from the coding sequence ATGGTTAATTTGGATGAAGTAAAAACAGCACAGCAACAAATTTCAGGGCTTATCCATAGGACGCCCATTTTGACGTCTGCTCTTTTAAATGAACGGACCGGCAATGAAATTTATTTGAAAGCGGAGCACTTGCAGAAAACCGGCTCTTTTAAAATAAGGGGTGCGGCAAATGCAGTTAAACAGGCCATTGATGACGGGGCCCAGTTTATTACGGCCGCTTCTTCCGGCAACCACGGGCAGGCAGTCGCCTATATTGCGGACCAGCTTGGCGTGCCGGCAACGATTGTTGTACCAGAAGATGCAAACCGGGCGAAAGTGGCGGCGATTGAAGCCTACAACGGAAATATTGTTTACTGCGGGTTAACTTCAGCTGACCGGATTCCAAAAGCCCAACAGCTGGCGGAAGAACAGGGAGGCATCTACATTCCGCCATACGACCATCCATTTGTCATCGCCGGCCAGGGAACCATTGGCCTTGAACTGCTCGATCAAGTGCCGGATATCGATATCATCGTCGTTCCGGTCGGCGGCGGGGGATTGATCAGCGGCATCCTGACGGCGGTGAAAGAGACCAACCCTGCGATCCGGGTCGTAGGAGTGGAGCCGGAAACGGCAAACGATACGTATTTGTCGCTTGCCAACAAACAAATCACTGCCATTTCTGGAACAACGACAATCGCAGACGGCTTGCGCACATCGCAGCCCGGCCAACTGACGTTCCCGATTTTGCAGGAGTTTTTGGATGACCTTGTACTGGTGACAGAAGACGAAATCAAAGAAGCTTTTCAATTTACATTGGAACGCACCAAACAGCTCATCGAACCATCCAGTGCAACCGGAATCGCAGCTGTGTTGTCCAAAAAGTTGGAAGTGGAAAAGAACAAAATTGCGGTAATTTTATCCGGAGGGAATGTGGATTTAAAGCAGCTGGATCGGTTTCTGCCCGAGTGA
- a CDS encoding YfhE family protein, with product MAEEKQPHEKLADKELNVKAAQEVHLQDDFKKADKAGEQTDKENEKSDDQ from the coding sequence ATGGCAGAAGAAAAACAACCGCATGAAAAGCTGGCGGATAAAGAATTGAATGTGAAAGCGGCGCAAGAAGTCCACTTGCAAGACGATTTTAAAAAAGCGGACAAGGCTGGGGAGCAGACGGATAAGGAAAACGAAAAATCAGATGATCAATAA
- a CDS encoding SDR family oxidoreductase codes for MDVMDLFRLDGKTAIVTGGGRGLGAQIAEGFAEAGANVVICSRKLEACKEFSEQLKQKGVKSLALACDVTNPEDVKRVIQKTLEEFGTIDILVNNSGATWGAPVLDMPLEAWHKVMEVNVTGTFLMSREVGETMIRQKSGKIINIASVAGLGGIDPQLMDTIGYNTSKGAVITFTKDLAAKWGQFNINVNALAPGFFPTKMSKALIEQSRDRFLDQTPLKRFGTDEDLKGAALFLASKASDYVTGDVVIVDGGMHAI; via the coding sequence ATGGATGTTATGGATTTATTCAGATTGGATGGCAAGACAGCAATTGTGACAGGAGGCGGGCGCGGGTTAGGAGCGCAGATTGCAGAAGGTTTTGCAGAAGCGGGAGCCAATGTAGTGATATGCTCGCGGAAGCTGGAGGCATGTAAAGAATTCAGCGAACAGCTGAAGCAAAAGGGCGTAAAATCCTTAGCATTGGCTTGTGACGTCACAAATCCGGAAGACGTCAAACGCGTCATCCAAAAAACCTTGGAAGAGTTCGGCACGATTGATATTCTCGTCAACAATTCAGGCGCCACATGGGGAGCTCCGGTTCTCGACATGCCGCTGGAAGCATGGCACAAAGTCATGGAAGTCAACGTTACTGGAACCTTCCTGATGAGCCGGGAAGTCGGGGAAACGATGATCCGCCAAAAAAGTGGGAAAATCATCAACATCGCTTCGGTCGCTGGGCTTGGCGGAATCGATCCGCAGCTGATGGATACGATTGGCTACAACACCAGCAAAGGAGCTGTCATTACATTCACAAAAGACTTAGCCGCCAAATGGGGCCAGTTCAATATCAATGTCAATGCATTGGCGCCTGGATTCTTCCCGACGAAAATGTCGAAAGCGCTGATTGAACAAAGCCGGGACCGGTTCCTTGATCAAACGCCATTGAAGCGTTTTGGGACGGATGAAGATTTAAAAGGTGCAGCGTTGTTTCTGGCGTCGAAAGCGTCGGATTATGTGACAGGGGATGTCGTCATTGTAGACGGCGGGATGCACGCCATTTAA
- a CDS encoding TetR/AcrR family transcriptional regulator, with product MKAKIKQQSISLFEQKGFSETSIQDIVEALGVTKGTFYYYFPSKEQLLMDIHSNYIDDLLSRQKAIQETVTGNQQKLQAIVELLIGDIQDHGPSGRVFFREMRHLTPENSQEVKRKREQFRLNIEELISAGMNTGEFRSDLPPGMVAFAVLGVTNWSYQWFNPNGGITAGQLAEIYSDMILNGIT from the coding sequence ATGAAAGCAAAAATCAAGCAGCAAAGCATCAGCCTGTTCGAACAAAAAGGCTTCAGCGAAACGTCCATCCAGGATATTGTCGAAGCGCTCGGCGTGACGAAGGGTACTTTCTATTATTATTTCCCGAGCAAAGAGCAGCTGTTGATGGATATCCATTCCAACTATATCGATGACTTGCTATCACGGCAAAAAGCCATTCAGGAAACAGTTACCGGCAATCAGCAGAAACTGCAGGCGATTGTAGAACTGCTGATTGGCGATATTCAGGACCACGGTCCGAGCGGCCGGGTTTTTTTCAGGGAAATGCGGCATCTGACTCCAGAAAATTCTCAGGAAGTCAAACGGAAGCGGGAACAATTCCGCTTGAATATCGAAGAGCTCATTTCAGCTGGAATGAATACAGGAGAGTTCCGCAGTGATTTGCCGCCCGGCATGGTAGCTTTCGCTGTTCTCGGGGTAACGAACTGGAGTTACCAATGGTTTAATCCGAATGGCGGCATAACAGCCGGCCAGTTGGCGGAAATTTACAGCGATATGATTTTAAACGGCATCACTTAG
- a CDS encoding 3-hydroxyacyl-CoA dehydrogenase family protein → MNNFHIQKMAVIGAGQMGHQIAMLGALGGIHTALYDVDQEALAKAQISLEMLMDQWVVKKKITDMEKTAAFNLLQFTSGLEKAAGDADYVIEAVVEKLDVKREIFGKLDKIAPQHAILATNSSTIVNSLLAEATSRPEKVCNMHFFFPPLVMDCVEVVMSEQTSEETAQISLELCQRINRTGLLLRKEISGFVANRILGALQKEAMHLYEEGVADYKEIDLIVKKALRHPIGPFELMDLSGIDVAYYVMQQQYAETGDPKDKPSSFIEEKVKAGELGRKTGKGFYEYPKKEVKMP, encoded by the coding sequence GTGAACAACTTTCACATTCAAAAAATGGCGGTAATCGGAGCAGGGCAGATGGGACATCAGATTGCGATGCTCGGTGCGCTTGGCGGCATCCATACCGCACTTTACGATGTCGATCAAGAAGCGCTCGCTAAAGCGCAGATCAGTTTGGAAATGCTGATGGACCAGTGGGTAGTGAAAAAGAAAATCACCGATATGGAGAAAACGGCGGCTTTCAACTTGCTGCAGTTTACGAGTGGTTTGGAAAAGGCAGCAGGTGATGCCGATTATGTAATTGAAGCGGTCGTGGAGAAACTGGATGTAAAGCGTGAGATTTTTGGGAAATTGGACAAAATCGCACCGCAACATGCCATTCTTGCCACGAACAGCTCGACCATCGTCAACTCGCTGCTTGCAGAAGCAACCAGCCGTCCCGAAAAAGTGTGCAATATGCATTTCTTTTTCCCGCCGCTTGTCATGGACTGCGTCGAGGTGGTCATGAGCGAACAAACCTCGGAAGAAACCGCACAAATTTCCTTGGAGTTATGCCAGCGGATCAATCGTACCGGCTTATTGCTGCGAAAAGAAATTTCCGGATTTGTCGCCAACCGGATTTTAGGCGCGTTGCAAAAAGAAGCGATGCATCTATACGAAGAAGGTGTCGCGGACTACAAAGAAATTGATTTGATTGTCAAAAAAGCGCTCCGGCATCCGATTGGGCCATTTGAATTGATGGATTTATCCGGAATCGACGTGGCGTATTATGTGATGCAGCAACAGTATGCAGAAACCGGTGATCCGAAGGACAAGCCTTCCTCATTCATCGAAGAAAAAGTGAAGGCAGGGGAATTGGGGCGAAAAACCGGAAAAGGCTTTTATGAATATCCAAAAAAAGAGGTGAAAATGCCATGA
- a CDS encoding enoyl-CoA hydratase, whose translation MTTVLNVEKTDGYAVVTINNPPMNVISNQVFKELDEVFGELGTDPEVNAVIVTGQGDKVFAAGADIKEFPQLIGQGGLKEKFLETHAMLNRINRFEKPVIAVLNGLTFGGGCEVRLCCDIRIAEEHAQIGLPEITLGLFPGGGGTQRLPRLVGEAKAKELMFTGEAITAAEAERIGLVNKVTSSGEGMEAARKMAKRIARFSLPALSRIKKAVDEGLELPLEQGTDLEAGLFEEVFQTEDVQEGVRAFIEKRKPAFQNK comes from the coding sequence ATGACAACGGTATTGAATGTGGAAAAAACAGACGGCTATGCGGTGGTGACCATCAACAACCCGCCAATGAACGTCATCAGCAACCAAGTATTCAAAGAACTGGATGAAGTGTTCGGCGAACTTGGAACAGATCCTGAAGTGAATGCAGTCATTGTGACTGGACAGGGAGACAAAGTCTTTGCAGCGGGGGCCGACATCAAAGAGTTTCCGCAATTGATTGGACAAGGCGGCTTGAAAGAGAAATTTTTGGAAACACATGCCATGCTGAACCGGATTAACCGTTTTGAAAAACCGGTCATTGCCGTGTTGAACGGGCTGACGTTTGGCGGTGGCTGTGAAGTAAGACTGTGCTGCGACATACGGATTGCGGAAGAACATGCCCAGATTGGCTTGCCTGAAATTACATTGGGGTTGTTTCCTGGAGGCGGCGGAACACAACGCTTGCCGCGCCTCGTCGGAGAAGCGAAAGCGAAAGAGCTGATGTTTACAGGCGAAGCGATTACGGCAGCAGAAGCTGAACGCATCGGTCTGGTCAATAAAGTAACGTCCAGCGGTGAAGGAATGGAAGCGGCGCGGAAAATGGCAAAGCGGATTGCCCGTTTTTCACTGCCGGCTTTGTCCCGTATCAAAAAAGCGGTGGATGAAGGGCTGGAGTTGCCGCTTGAGCAGGGCACAGATCTTGAAGCTGGCTTATTTGAAGAAGTGTTTCAAACGGAAGACGTGCAGGAAGGCGTAAGAGCCTTTATCGAAAAACGAAAACCGGCATTCCAAAACAAATAA
- a CDS encoding acyl-CoA thioesterase has product MAHEITVKVRFSETDALGHVSNISYFIYLEDARIEFFRELGLKMTIDKWSVIMISANCMFYKQAYFDQRLKVTSFVTKIGNSSFKIGHRITDANSGELIAEGDAGAVYFDFSSQKSERIPDGIRAKLEMHKEEV; this is encoded by the coding sequence ATGGCTCATGAGATTACAGTAAAAGTCCGTTTTAGTGAAACGGATGCATTGGGGCATGTCAGCAATATCAGCTATTTCATTTATTTGGAAGATGCGCGGATCGAGTTTTTCCGTGAACTGGGGCTTAAAATGACCATTGATAAATGGAGTGTCATTATGATTTCCGCCAATTGTATGTTTTATAAACAAGCCTATTTCGACCAGCGCTTGAAAGTCACTTCGTTTGTAACAAAAATCGGCAATTCCAGCTTCAAGATTGGGCACCGGATTACCGATGCAAACAGTGGTGAGCTGATTGCAGAAGGCGATGCCGGAGCGGTTTATTTCGATTTCTCTTCTCAGAAGAGCGAACGGATTCCAGACGGCATCCGGGCAAAACTTGAGATGCACAAGGAAGAGGTGTGA
- a CDS encoding phosphotransferase family protein produces MVGKTSDTIPVRSGEELDQAKLMQFLRENIDGLPEGPLEIRQFGAGHSNLTYALSIKEWEAVLRRPPLGPVAPKAHDMEREFHILSTLHPVFPAAPKPFVFCRDESVIGSRFFIMERRRGVVIDSEFPQGVEPTEELGRRISQLMVDTLVDLHAIDYTQTVLADMAKPEGFMERQVHGWIGRYERSKTDDIPEVDELAEWMRAHIPDSSEPAIIHYDFKLNNSMFSTDFSELTGLFDWEMTTVGDPLADLGAAMSYWIQADDPELLKTAFGKAPVTVGKGFYSREEFIARYAEKSGRDVSTIDFYLTFAYFKLAVICQQIYYRYKKGQTKDARFAHFGEFTKSLIQYALLTAKKQ; encoded by the coding sequence ATGGTCGGGAAAACGAGCGATACGATCCCTGTCCGTTCCGGCGAGGAACTCGACCAAGCCAAGCTTATGCAATTCTTAAGAGAGAATATCGATGGCTTGCCTGAAGGACCTCTTGAAATCCGTCAGTTTGGCGCAGGGCATTCGAATTTGACTTATGCGTTGTCTATAAAAGAGTGGGAAGCGGTATTGAGGCGTCCGCCGCTTGGGCCGGTGGCACCGAAAGCCCATGATATGGAACGGGAATTCCATATCTTGTCGACACTTCATCCGGTTTTCCCGGCAGCACCAAAGCCTTTTGTTTTTTGCCGCGACGAGTCCGTCATTGGCAGCCGGTTTTTCATCATGGAACGGCGCCGCGGCGTAGTCATTGATTCGGAATTTCCACAAGGAGTGGAGCCGACCGAAGAACTGGGCCGCCGGATATCGCAATTGATGGTGGATACCTTGGTCGACCTGCACGCCATTGACTATACCCAAACAGTGCTGGCAGATATGGCAAAGCCGGAAGGGTTTATGGAACGCCAAGTCCATGGTTGGATCGGGCGCTATGAACGCTCAAAAACAGATGACATTCCGGAAGTGGATGAACTCGCTGAATGGATGCGTGCGCATATACCGGATTCTTCGGAGCCGGCCATCATCCATTATGATTTTAAGCTCAACAATTCCATGTTTTCGACAGATTTTTCAGAACTAACAGGCCTTTTTGATTGGGAAATGACAACTGTAGGCGATCCATTGGCAGACTTAGGGGCTGCGATGAGCTACTGGATTCAAGCCGATGATCCGGAACTCTTAAAAACCGCTTTTGGCAAGGCTCCTGTAACTGTAGGGAAAGGGTTTTATTCACGGGAAGAGTTTATCGCGCGCTATGCAGAGAAAAGCGGGCGGGATGTCTCCACAATCGACTTCTACTTGACATTCGCTTATTTCAAATTGGCGGTCATTTGCCAACAGATTTACTACCGCTATAAAAAGGGGCAGACAAAGGATGCTCGTTTTGCCCATTTTGGGGAGTTTACAAAAAGCCTGATCCAGTATGCATTGTTGACAGCGAAGAAACAGTAA
- a CDS encoding acyl-CoA dehydrogenase family protein, with product MELKTLMYRGGSFLYEETEAAFTPEDFTEEHKLIGKTAKRFMESEVRPNNEAIESQDFVLVKELLEKAGDLGLLAHSIPEAYGGLGLDKISKGIVGEALGPAGSYSVAQSNHTCIATLPITYFGTSEQKEKYLPKLASGEFIGAYCLTEPNAGSDALAAETTAKLNGAGTHYILNGTKMFITNAAFSDTFIVYAKVDGTAFTAFIVGKGFPGLSLGAEEQKMGIKGSSTRAVIFEDCEVPVENLLGEIGKGHVIALNVLNLGRYNLGSATMGAAKYGLELAVKYVKERRQFGKAIAGFTATQEKIANMALRIYASESLQYRTAGYLEEALGGLYDVEDSGLVAKRMMEYATECAVCKVYGSETLDFIVDEALQLHGGYGFIKEYKIEQMYRDSRINRIFEGTNEVNRLIVPGNLLKAATKGQAPLTEAVERAMLEIGSPQVESIGPISREIEAVRAIRRVFLLCAGLAYKNYGAALSEEQETLMKLADIGIALFAVESAVLRTAKAIQSQGKEAASFKIDLAKVLVDDALLEVEMSARKLLQGAASEKGLHDNVRAVAGELSRLQRAGGKASKRAIAEKILAAEQYIS from the coding sequence ATGGAACTTAAAACTTTGATGTACCGGGGCGGCAGCTTTTTATATGAAGAAACAGAAGCAGCCTTCACACCGGAAGATTTTACAGAAGAGCATAAACTGATTGGCAAAACGGCCAAGCGCTTTATGGAAAGCGAAGTGCGCCCCAATAATGAAGCGATCGAGAGCCAGGATTTTGTCCTGGTGAAAGAGCTGCTCGAAAAAGCAGGAGACCTTGGGCTGCTTGCGCACAGCATCCCGGAAGCATACGGCGGGCTCGGCCTCGATAAAATCAGCAAAGGCATTGTCGGGGAAGCTTTGGGGCCTGCTGGCAGCTATAGCGTTGCACAATCCAATCACACGTGCATCGCGACTTTGCCGATCACGTATTTCGGCACGTCTGAGCAAAAAGAGAAATATTTGCCGAAGCTGGCGTCCGGAGAATTTATTGGCGCTTATTGTTTAACCGAACCGAATGCCGGATCCGATGCCTTAGCAGCAGAAACAACAGCGAAACTGAACGGCGCAGGGACGCATTACATATTGAACGGTACGAAAATGTTCATTACCAATGCAGCCTTTTCAGATACGTTTATCGTCTATGCAAAAGTGGACGGCACCGCATTTACGGCGTTCATCGTGGGAAAAGGCTTTCCGGGATTATCGCTTGGTGCAGAAGAACAGAAAATGGGCATCAAAGGATCTTCTACACGGGCTGTCATTTTTGAAGACTGCGAAGTGCCGGTTGAAAATCTTCTCGGAGAAATCGGTAAAGGGCATGTTATTGCTTTAAACGTGTTGAACCTGGGCCGCTATAACTTAGGCTCTGCAACAATGGGCGCGGCGAAATACGGACTTGAACTGGCAGTGAAATATGTGAAAGAACGGCGCCAGTTCGGCAAAGCGATTGCCGGCTTTACCGCTACCCAGGAAAAAATCGCCAATATGGCACTCCGCATCTATGCGTCGGAATCGCTGCAATACCGGACAGCCGGCTATTTGGAAGAAGCGCTTGGCGGGTTGTATGATGTGGAAGATTCGGGTCTTGTGGCAAAGCGGATGATGGAATATGCCACCGAATGTGCGGTGTGCAAAGTATACGGCTCGGAAACGCTTGACTTCATTGTGGACGAAGCGCTGCAATTGCACGGCGGCTACGGATTTATCAAGGAATACAAAATTGAGCAGATGTACCGCGACTCGCGCATCAACCGGATTTTTGAAGGGACAAATGAAGTCAACCGCTTGATTGTTCCGGGTAATCTATTGAAAGCAGCCACCAAAGGCCAAGCACCGCTCACAGAAGCTGTCGAACGGGCAATGCTGGAGATCGGGTCGCCGCAAGTAGAATCGATCGGCCCCATTTCCCGGGAAATAGAAGCGGTTCGTGCCATTCGCCGAGTGTTCCTGTTGTGTGCGGGACTTGCCTACAAAAATTACGGAGCAGCACTCAGCGAAGAACAGGAAACCTTGATGAAGCTGGCGGATATCGGCATTGCTTTATTTGCGGTGGAATCCGCGGTACTGCGCACTGCCAAAGCGATCCAGTCGCAAGGCAAAGAGGCTGCTTCTTTTAAAATCGACCTGGCAAAAGTGCTGGTGGACGATGCACTGCTGGAAGTGGAAATGTCAGCGCGCAAACTGTTGCAAGGTGCAGCTTCCGAAAAAGGGCTGCACGACAACGTCCGGGCGGTGGCAGGTGAACTGAGCCGGCTGCAGCGGGCAGGCGGAAAAGCCTCAAAACGGGCGATTGCGGAAAAGATTCTGGCAGCAGAACAATACATTTCATAG
- a CDS encoding quinone oxidoreductase family protein, with protein MKVIKFEQFGGPEVLQWTDAEKPEPAENEVLIEIKASGVNYADTARREGQYVVPTKLPYVPGAEVAGVIAETGSGVKSFQKGDRVVALIESNGYAEYVAVDERVLTPVPDGVDFEQAVALPLQGLSAYHILKTMGRLEPGESVLIHAAAGGVGQIAVQLAKLFGAGKIIATASTDEKLAHAKSMGATHLVNYSEEGWADKVKEITEGRGVDVALEMVGGDVFNQTVKCLAPFGRLVIFGAASGKQATFNPGQLMRKNQSVIGFFLPQIMRKPELFQSSFKELLDYMASGDLKLMIGGAYPLAEAAEVHRLLQGRKTIGKLVLKP; from the coding sequence ATGAAAGTCATTAAGTTCGAGCAATTTGGAGGACCGGAAGTGCTGCAATGGACGGATGCGGAGAAACCGGAACCCGCCGAAAACGAAGTGCTGATTGAAATCAAGGCAAGCGGCGTCAATTATGCGGATACGGCTAGACGCGAAGGGCAGTATGTGGTGCCGACGAAGCTGCCTTACGTACCGGGAGCTGAAGTAGCGGGTGTGATTGCGGAAACCGGAAGCGGTGTGAAAAGCTTCCAAAAAGGGGACCGGGTGGTAGCGCTGATCGAATCGAACGGCTATGCCGAATACGTGGCAGTGGACGAACGGGTTTTAACGCCAGTTCCGGACGGTGTGGACTTTGAGCAAGCCGTTGCTCTGCCGCTGCAAGGTTTGAGTGCTTATCATATCCTGAAAACGATGGGGCGTCTGGAGCCGGGCGAAAGTGTCCTAATCCATGCGGCAGCTGGAGGTGTCGGGCAGATTGCGGTTCAGCTGGCGAAGCTGTTCGGTGCCGGCAAGATTATTGCGACGGCAAGCACAGACGAAAAACTGGCGCATGCCAAATCGATGGGAGCAACACATCTGGTGAACTATTCCGAAGAGGGATGGGCAGACAAAGTCAAGGAGATCACAGAAGGCAGAGGCGTGGATGTTGCCCTTGAAATGGTCGGCGGCGATGTGTTCAATCAGACAGTGAAATGTCTTGCTCCGTTCGGACGCTTGGTCATTTTTGGTGCTGCAAGCGGTAAGCAGGCCACGTTCAATCCTGGCCAATTGATGCGGAAAAATCAGTCCGTCATCGGCTTTTTCCTGCCGCAGATCATGCGCAAGCCGGAATTGTTCCAAAGCAGCTTCAAAGAATTGCTGGACTATATGGCAAGCGGCGACTTAAAACTGATGATCGGCGGAGCATATCCTCTGGCTGAAGCGGCAGAAGTCCATCGCTTATTGCAAGGCAGAAAAACCATCGGGAAACTGGTGCTGAAACCGTAA